A single genomic interval of Orcinus orca chromosome 19, mOrcOrc1.1, whole genome shotgun sequence harbors:
- the PIMREG gene encoding protein PIMREG translates to MGEEQLCSASGERWALLGSAGQNRLSAGQMASRWPAVGASMRRRSLQNQGQLEESEALQPAVGHPDTSSGALDSLCRQFQRRLPLRAVSLNLRAGPSWKPLETPQPGQQGLQAAARSAKNALGAVSQRIQESCQSGTKWLVETQVKARRRKRGAQKGSGPPARSPSHRSTRLSVAAPARSTLDPRERANRRLSTQMGPHAHPRRRSRREAAFRSPYSSAEPLCSPSESDSDLEPVGAGIQHLQKLSQELDEAIIAEESGDMTVSLIHD, encoded by the exons ATGGGTGAGGAGCAGCTGTGCTCGGCGTCTGGTGAGCGTTGGGCGCTGTTGG GGTCTGCTGGGCAGAACAGACTCTCGGCCGGGCAGATGGCTTCTCGGTGGCCGGCCGTGGGGGCCTCCATGCGTCGGAGGTCCCTACAGAACCAGGGGCAGCTGGAGGAGAGCGAGGCCCTACAGCCTGCAGTTGGccacccagacacctccagcgggGCCCTGGACTCCCTGTGCAGACAGTTCCAAAGGAGGCTGCCCCTGAGAGCAGTCAGCCTCAACCTCAGGGCGGGCCCCTCCTGGAAGCCCCTGGAAACCCCACAGCCAGGACAGCAGGGCCTCCAGGCTGCAGCTCGCTCAGCTAAGAACGCCTTGGGTGCCGTGTCCCAG AGAATCCAGGAGTCCTGCCAGAGTGGCACCAAGTGGCTGGTGGAAACCCAGGTGAAagccaggaggaggaagaggggggcaCAGAAGGGCAGTGGCCCCCCAGCTCGCAGCCCGAGCCACAGGAGCACCCGGCTATCAGTGGCCGCCCCTGCCCGCTCAACCCTGGACCCCCGGGAGAGGGCGAATCGCCGCCTCTCCACCCAGATGGGCCCGCATGCCCACCCTCGGCGGCGGTCCAGGAGGGAGGCTGCCTTCCGGAGCCCCTACTCCTCAGCAGAGCCTCTCTGCTCCCCCAG CGAGTCTGACAGTGACCTAGAGCCCGTGGGGGCAGGAATCCAGCATCTCCAGAAGCTGTCCCAAGAGCTGGATGAGGCCATCATAGCCGAGGAGAG TGGCGACATGACTGTTTCTCTCATTCATGACTGA